One Natronomonas gomsonensis genomic window, GTTCCTGCGTGCCCACGGGAAGGCCTACGACGACGACGCCGAGAAGGCCACCGACTACGAGGAGTGGCAACGGGAGATACTCGAGTTGCTGCGGAAGGAATCGTACTACTTCGCCCCCCAGAAGATGACGAAGGTCATGAACGAAGGATGGGCCTCCTACTGGGAGTCGAAGATGATGGCCGGCGAGCGCTTCGCCGCCGCCGACGAGTTCGTCTCCTACGCCGACCACATGGCACAGGTGTTGGGCTCGCCGGGACTGAATCCCTACAAACTCGGCTTGGAGCTGTGGCAGTACATCGAGAACCGACGGAACCGACGAGAGGTCGTCGAACACCTGCTCCGCGTCGAGGGCGTGACCTGGCGGAACTTCGCCGACACCGTCGACCTCGATGCGATTCTGGAGTCACTGGAACCGGACGAACTCGTCGCCGACCCGGTCGCACACCTCGATTCCCTCGACCCCGAGGACCCACGCATCGACGCCGGCGCGCTCGAAGCGGCGCGAGCGGGTGACATCGACGCCGAGACGTACCCCTGGAAACTGCTCTCCTACGAGGGATTGGCCGAGCGTCACTACTCGCTCGTCCGACCGCAGAGTCGCGGGTTCCTCAAGCGGATTTCTCAGGAGGAACTGGAACGCACCTCGCGATACCTCTTCGACACCGATCGGTACGCCACGGTCGAGGAAGCCGTCGAAGCGGTCGACCGCGCCGCCGGCTGGGACCGGATGCGCGAGGTCCGGGAGAGTCACAACGACGTGACCTTCCTCGACGAGTTCCTCACCGACGAGTTCGTCGACGACAACGACTACTTCACCTACGAGTACACCCACACGACGCGGGATTTCCGTGTGACCTCGACCGACGCCGAGGACGTAAAAAAGAAGCTCATGCTGCAGTTCACGAACTTCGGGAAGCCGACCATCGCGGTCCACGACGGCAACTACCGGAACCGCAACGAACTGCTCCTCGCCCACCACTACAACGGCGTCGGGCTGGAGTTGACCGAGGCCAAACAGACGCTCGAACGCGTCTTCGAGTTGTGGGGCCGGCCCGTCGCGCTGAAGACCATCGTGAAGGAAATCGACGAACACGACATTGAGGTCGCTCGCCGTCGGGACCGCGAACCCGAACCGACCGAACAGGGGAAACTCATCCGCTTCGACGGCGACTCCTTCGAGGAGGAGGAACTGGACGACGAGGAGATAGCCGACATCAGGGCGACCGAAGTGGACTACAACACCAAACCCGACGAGTGGCTCTGAGCGACGCCCGGTCGTCTACAGTCAGGGTTGCTCGGCATCGGTGAGGGTAAACGCCGTCGGGACGCCTTCCCCCGACCCCGATTCTCGGGTGATACGCGTGGGAGTTCCACGGTGAAGACGCTCCCATTGGAGTCACTCGCCGTGAGTTCGATGCGCCCCCGGTAGTTCTCGACGAGTTTTCCGACGAGATACAGTCCGATGCCGTGGTCCGGTTGACCCGTCTCGGGGCGGGTGAAAAGCGTTTCAGCCGCAGTATCGGGAATACCCGACCCGTTGTCGGCAATCTCGATTCGGACCGTCTCCGAAGTCGTCGTCACGGTGACCGTGACGACCGGTATCTCGCTGTCGTTGTGTTCGACGGCGTTCGACAGCAGATTCCCGAACACACGACGGAGAAGGCGGTCTGCCGGAACGAAGACGTCGTCCGGAATCGAGGCGTCTATTTCAGCAGTGTCGTACGTCCGGTCGGCCTTTTTTACTTCCTCTCGAAGTATCTCCGAGAGGTTCACCGGGTCGAAAGTCGCGGTGCCGTGGGTCGCATCGAGCAAGACCCGAACGTCCTGTATGACTTGGGACATATCCTGGCTCTGTTCCTGTATCGTCTCGCCGTACTCGTGTGAACGGCTCTCGGATGGGTGTTCTTCCTGAAGCAGTGACGCGTAGCCACTGATGACGTTAACTGAGTTCAACACTTCGTGTCGGAGCAGACTGTTGAGGTATTCGAGAAGGTCACGCTGGGCTTCGAGGTGTTCTGCCTGCAGTTCTGCCCGTTCGGCCTCTATCGCGCTGTCGACTGCTCGTGCTTCGCTGATACCGATTGCGACGCCGATGCCGAGTCCGATTGCCACCGCCCACCGGAGCCAACCGACGAGCAACCACGTGGCGTCGACAGTGAAGACAACAATCATCGCGCCGTTGATAACAAGGGACGCCACGAGACCGGCGACGCCCCATATCCCGACGCGACGGTATCTTCGCGGGGATATCGAACTTTTCGTGAGCCAGTAACCGGCATACCCGACGCCGATGACGAATGGAAGCGAGGTGGCCACCCCAACGAGGTACTCACCGGTGAAGATTATCGGGTCCACGCCAGTGAGGGACTCGATGTATCGGAACCGACCGAGCGCCTCCAAGATGACGACAAACAGGAGGGCCCCGCTGGCCGCAACGAGTGCCTGTGGCACCCGGCTCTCGGACAGCGAAGACTCCTCATCCATTGGGTCCGTTTTTCACGACGGGTGTGGTAAAGTGTATCGGCCGTGACGTGAACTGAACCGATTCGGGGTTACACAGGAGGTAACTTCTTAGGAGCGCGTTCGTTACTCGAACTGTGTCAGAGAGCGCTGGGTCCGCCTCGGCCAACGGGGCGCTGGAAGAGGGGGAAATCCACGACGTTCTGCGGAACGGTCGTCGTCGGCTCGCCATCCGGTCACTCCGGGAGGGCGAGGGGGAGATGGACGTCCGTGAACTCTCCGAGGAGGTCGCGGCTCGCGAGACGGGTGAGGACCCGCCGCCGCGGGACAAACGCCAATCCGTCTACGTCTCGTTGCACCAGACCCATCTCCCGAAACTCGACGACCTCGGCATCGTCGACTACGACAACGACAGCAAGCGCGTGGCGCTACGGGACCGCGTCCGCGAAATCGAGGTGTACATGGAGGTCGTCCCGCAGTACGGCCTATCGTGGGGAGAGTTCTACTTCGGCCTCGGATTGCTCGGCCTGCTGACCACGATTGCGGTTCTCGTCGGCGTCCCGGCCATCTCGGAGGTCGGGATGACCGTGGTTTCCGGCGTCTTCTTCGTCGGATTGATGGCCGCTTCGGCGTATCACGTGTACAGCCAGCAGGACCGCATCATCTTTCAGCGACTCCGAGGATGACGACGCTCACCGTCGACACCGGCCGCCGCCTCGAAGTCCTCGACATCACGGACCGCGTCGAGGCCGCCGTTCCGGACGACGCTGACGGAACCGCGACGGTGTTCGTCCGGCATACGACCGCCGGTATCGCCGTCAAC contains:
- a CDS encoding SpoVR family protein, coding for MSTDDRLEKQRIADDLEEPAREANRLARKLGLDPFDVNYWVVDYDEMNELIAYGGFQSRYPHWRWGMGYDRQRKQRQFLGGKAFEIVNNDDPSNAFLQESNEMADQKAVITHVEAHADFFKNNEWFRLFGTSPDAAAMLERHGETVAEYMEDPDISREAVEEWIDHVLCLEDNIDQHRAFTTAEGWTEDGEMPEDLAENLEELDLSEEVRKQVFSEEWLDAMADDGDGPTFPAEPEKDILAFLRAHGKAYDDDAEKATDYEEWQREILELLRKESYYFAPQKMTKVMNEGWASYWESKMMAGERFAAADEFVSYADHMAQVLGSPGLNPYKLGLELWQYIENRRNRREVVEHLLRVEGVTWRNFADTVDLDAILESLEPDELVADPVAHLDSLDPEDPRIDAGALEAARAGDIDAETYPWKLLSYEGLAERHYSLVRPQSRGFLKRISQEELERTSRYLFDTDRYATVEEAVEAVDRAAGWDRMREVRESHNDVTFLDEFLTDEFVDDNDYFTYEYTHTTRDFRVTSTDAEDVKKKLMLQFTNFGKPTIAVHDGNYRNRNELLLAHHYNGVGLELTEAKQTLERVFELWGRPVALKTIVKEIDEHDIEVARRRDREPEPTEQGKLIRFDGDSFEEEELDDEEIADIRATEVDYNTKPDEWL
- a CDS encoding sensor histidine kinase: MDEESSLSESRVPQALVAASGALLFVVILEALGRFRYIESLTGVDPIIFTGEYLVGVATSLPFVIGVGYAGYWLTKSSISPRRYRRVGIWGVAGLVASLVINGAMIVVFTVDATWLLVGWLRWAVAIGLGIGVAIGISEARAVDSAIEAERAELQAEHLEAQRDLLEYLNSLLRHEVLNSVNVISGYASLLQEEHPSESRSHEYGETIQEQSQDMSQVIQDVRVLLDATHGTATFDPVNLSEILREEVKKADRTYDTAEIDASIPDDVFVPADRLLRRVFGNLLSNAVEHNDSEIPVVTVTVTTTSETVRIEIADNGSGIPDTAAETLFTRPETGQPDHGIGLYLVGKLVENYRGRIELTASDSNGSVFTVELPRVSPENRGRGKASRRRLPSPMPSNPDCRRPGVAQSHSSGLVL
- a CDS encoding DUF7344 domain-containing protein, coding for MSESAGSASANGALEEGEIHDVLRNGRRRLAIRSLREGEGEMDVRELSEEVAARETGEDPPPRDKRQSVYVSLHQTHLPKLDDLGIVDYDNDSKRVALRDRVREIEVYMEVVPQYGLSWGEFYFGLGLLGLLTTIAVLVGVPAISEVGMTVVSGVFFVGLMAASAYHVYSQQDRIIFQRLRG